A portion of the Paenibacillus sp. PvR098 genome contains these proteins:
- a CDS encoding DUF2062 domain-containing protein: protein MNKTARKNKRIKLHNIRRWFKYQYVLLTRAKGGPAMVALGFSIGLAIEMFTLPTAGLAFFLIFPLVYTLRASMAAALIGFVFGKVIYIPMSFINKQVGALVLPSDIKIHLQQMLPEWLDTFIRFNLKLFVGGVIDGAVLGLLVFYPIKWTLVWYDGQRKEKRRKRKEQLLSSEAKG, encoded by the coding sequence ATGAATAAAACAGCGAGAAAGAATAAACGAATAAAACTTCATAACATCCGTCGCTGGTTTAAATATCAATATGTGCTGCTGACAAGGGCCAAAGGGGGGCCTGCGATGGTAGCGCTCGGCTTTTCCATCGGTTTGGCCATAGAGATGTTCACACTGCCGACCGCGGGGCTTGCTTTTTTCCTGATTTTCCCTCTGGTGTACACGCTGCGGGCGAGTATGGCAGCGGCTTTAATCGGCTTCGTGTTCGGCAAGGTCATCTATATCCCCATGTCCTTCATTAATAAACAAGTTGGAGCACTGGTACTGCCAAGCGACATCAAGATCCATCTGCAGCAAATGCTGCCCGAGTGGCTGGATACGTTCATTCGATTCAACCTGAAGCTTTTTGTCGGGGGAGTGATTGACGGTGCGGTGCTTGGGCTGCTCGTATTCTATCCGATCAAATGGACGTTGGTGTGGTATGACGGTCAGCGAAAGGAAAAACGCAGAAAACGGAAGGAACAGCTGTTGTCTTCCGAGGCCAAAGGCTAA
- a CDS encoding 4-hydroxy-3-methylbut-2-enyl diphosphate reductase, whose translation MDVIKISPRGYCYGVVDAMALAMQTAKNLNLPRPVYILGMIVHNAHVTEFFENEGVITLDGANRLEILEGIDKGTVIFTAHGVSPEVRRRAREKGLTVVDASCPDVTKTHDLIREKSAEGYQIIYIGKKGHPEPEGAIGVAPDHVHLIEKPEEIDQMDMTSDKIIITNQTTMSQWDIRHIMNRLLEQFPHAEIHNEICLATQVRQEAVAEQAKEADLVLVVGDPRSNNSNRLAQVSEEIAGVKAYRIADVSELKREWLEPVRRVAVTSGASTPTPITKEVINYVEQYDPNNPETWEIQRTVNMARLIPAPKQKSV comes from the coding sequence ATGGACGTTATCAAAATTTCTCCCCGCGGCTATTGCTATGGCGTCGTCGATGCCATGGCGCTCGCCATGCAGACGGCCAAAAATTTAAATTTGCCTAGACCGGTTTATATATTGGGCATGATAGTACACAACGCGCATGTGACAGAATTTTTTGAGAACGAAGGCGTCATCACGCTAGACGGGGCGAATCGTCTTGAAATTCTCGAAGGAATCGATAAGGGCACGGTCATTTTTACCGCTCACGGGGTTTCTCCCGAGGTTCGCCGCAGGGCAAGAGAGAAAGGACTGACCGTGGTAGACGCCTCTTGTCCTGATGTGACGAAGACGCACGATCTCATTCGAGAGAAGAGCGCCGAAGGCTATCAAATTATTTATATCGGCAAAAAGGGCCACCCCGAGCCGGAAGGTGCGATCGGTGTAGCGCCTGATCATGTGCATTTGATTGAGAAGCCTGAGGAGATCGATCAAATGGACATGACCTCGGACAAAATCATCATCACCAACCAAACGACGATGAGTCAATGGGATATTAGACATATTATGAACCGCTTGCTGGAGCAGTTCCCGCATGCGGAGATTCATAACGAGATCTGCCTCGCTACGCAGGTTCGGCAGGAGGCCGTAGCCGAGCAGGCGAAGGAAGCCGACCTGGTTCTTGTGGTCGGGGACCCGCGCAGCAACAACTCGAACCGGCTGGCACAGGTGTCCGAGGAGATTGCCGGAGTCAAGGCATACCGAATCGCCGACGTGAGCGAATTGAAGCGTGAATGGCTGGAGCCTGTCCGCCGAGTAGCGGTCACGTCCGGCGCCTCCACACCGACCCCGATTACCAAAGAGGTTATCAATTATGTGGAGCAGTATGATCCGAACAATCCGGAGACATGGGAGATTCAGCGTACGGTCAATATGGCCAGACTGATTCCCGCACCTAAACAGAAATCAGTCTAG
- a CDS encoding ATP-binding protein — translation MSVRLRLTLWYTGILSATLLLLGIGLYFFLHYIYYDSLKSQLQQQAESVRTRIVPQFSLSDKGLTLEFRYSGSGRDLLRYNNMYFQVVNLQNGSKFYSPNVEEARLRFPDIPQKKISCVLDGDCQFEKMKIDGLDFMVYYTPIISQRGEAIGMMQAGTYIEPYEQLLAMLRLILTVTALFSIVIASSVGWFLARKALRPIEQVIVATNQIEKGADLQKRIEYYGPNDEIGILTQTINGMLSRLQSAYDELEEAYRAQRRFVSDASHELRTPLTTIRGNVELLEKVWKQTALQSGEENGDRLELSIEAMKDISGEAERMSRLVGDLLSLARADAGFQMSKKEVEMRSLLDEVARKAHMLPRTADFIVGDLSAGEGVYVSGSPDYLQQLVFIFVENAFKYTEQGSVRLEALRHKHQIGIRIADTGIGMDKEEVPHIFDRFYRADPSRGQKSGTGLGLSIAKWIIDEHGGSVEVKTRRDEGTTFVIWLPIVSEGTSRETGHSLPSGNEV, via the coding sequence ATGTCCGTTCGTTTGCGCCTGACGTTGTGGTATACGGGCATTTTGTCCGCAACGCTGCTGCTGCTCGGGATAGGACTTTATTTCTTTTTACATTATATCTACTACGATAGCTTGAAATCTCAGCTGCAGCAGCAGGCCGAAAGCGTCAGAACGCGGATTGTTCCGCAATTTTCCTTGTCGGATAAAGGATTGACCTTGGAATTCCGTTACTCCGGGTCGGGACGGGATTTACTCCGATACAATAACATGTATTTTCAGGTTGTTAACCTGCAGAACGGCAGTAAATTTTACTCCCCCAATGTGGAAGAGGCCAGGCTCCGATTTCCGGATATTCCGCAAAAGAAGATTTCATGCGTTCTGGACGGAGACTGCCAATTCGAGAAAATGAAAATCGACGGATTGGACTTCATGGTCTATTACACGCCGATCATCTCCCAGCGAGGCGAGGCGATCGGGATGATGCAAGCGGGGACCTACATCGAGCCTTATGAACAGCTGCTCGCCATGTTACGGTTGATTCTTACGGTCACGGCTCTGTTCAGTATTGTAATTGCTTCCTCGGTGGGTTGGTTCCTTGCCCGCAAAGCGCTGCGTCCAATCGAGCAGGTGATTGTGGCGACCAATCAGATTGAAAAAGGAGCCGACCTCCAGAAACGGATTGAGTACTATGGACCTAATGATGAGATTGGCATACTTACCCAAACGATTAACGGCATGCTTTCGAGGCTGCAAAGCGCGTACGATGAGCTGGAAGAGGCTTATCGAGCACAGCGGCGGTTTGTTTCGGATGCTTCTCATGAGCTGAGAACACCGTTGACTACCATTCGCGGTAATGTGGAGCTGTTGGAAAAGGTATGGAAGCAAACCGCTTTGCAGTCAGGTGAGGAGAATGGCGACCGTCTGGAGCTTTCTATAGAAGCCATGAAGGATATATCGGGAGAAGCGGAGCGGATGTCGCGCCTCGTAGGTGACCTGCTGTCGCTTGCACGCGCTGATGCAGGATTCCAGATGAGCAAAAAGGAAGTCGAGATGCGGTCACTGCTGGATGAGGTCGCGCGCAAAGCGCACATGCTTCCGCGTACAGCCGATTTTATCGTGGGAGACCTCTCTGCCGGAGAAGGCGTATACGTTAGCGGCAGTCCCGACTATCTACAGCAGCTAGTGTTTATTTTTGTAGAAAATGCATTTAAATATACGGAGCAAGGCAGTGTAAGATTAGAGGCTCTGCGGCACAAACACCAGATTGGGATCCGCATTGCGGATACGGGAATTGGGATGGACAAGGAGGAAGTTCCACATATTTTCGACCGGTTTTATAGGGCTGATCCATCACGCGGCCAAAAATCAGGGACGGGGCTTGGACTGTCCATCGCCAAATGGATTATCGATGAGCATGGCGGCTCGGTTGAAGTCAAGACCCGCAGGGACGAAGGAACGACCTTTGTCATTTGGCTGCCGATTGTCTCCGAGGGGACGTCTCGGGAGACAGGGCATTCCCTCCCGTCAGGCAATGAAGTATAA
- a CDS encoding response regulator transcription factor has protein sequence MREKILVIDDDEKITSMLRRSLAFEGYTVLTANHGMDGLKQILEKDPDTVILDVMMPQLDGWEVVRRIREGGSSVPVLMLTAKDEISDRVKGLDLGADDYLVKPFALEELLARVRVLLRRKAAAKTEQETNKVQYLDVFMDLDTREVFRGGQRIDLTTKEFELLHLFLQNPRRVLSRDVIMEKIWGYDYSGESNVLEVYIALLRQKTEEYGHKRIIQTVRGAGYVLRGEG, from the coding sequence ATGAGAGAGAAAATATTAGTGATTGACGATGATGAAAAAATCACCTCGATGCTGCGCCGAAGCCTTGCGTTCGAAGGGTATACGGTACTCACGGCGAATCATGGCATGGACGGGCTGAAGCAAATTTTGGAGAAGGATCCGGACACGGTCATTCTGGATGTCATGATGCCGCAGCTGGACGGTTGGGAGGTTGTGCGCCGCATTCGGGAGGGCGGTTCCAGCGTACCGGTGCTGATGCTCACCGCGAAGGACGAGATTTCGGATCGGGTCAAGGGACTTGACCTTGGGGCGGATGATTATTTGGTCAAACCGTTTGCGCTGGAAGAGCTGCTGGCGAGGGTACGTGTGCTGCTGCGTCGTAAAGCGGCGGCCAAAACAGAGCAAGAGACCAACAAAGTACAGTATCTGGATGTGTTTATGGACCTCGATACCCGTGAGGTATTCCGGGGAGGACAAAGAATTGATTTAACGACAAAGGAGTTTGAACTGCTGCACCTGTTTCTGCAGAATCCGAGAAGAGTGCTATCGCGCGATGTTATTATGGAGAAGATCTGGGGATACGATTATAGCGGGGAATCCAATGTGCTGGAGGTTTATATCGCCCTTCTACGGCAAAAAACGGAGGAGTATGGGCACAAGCGAATCATCCAGACTGTGCGCGGCGCAGGTTACGTGCTGAGAGGAGAGGGCTGA
- a CDS encoding trypsin-like peptidase domain-containing protein has translation MDNNNNKNNSSGNPLDDFFRRANDGSYQPQEQEDNEKQALKEETAAGQEPHSSHYYSYGPFKPNGEDAAGKVTTGASPVEVTPPKPLRPYNFESSDDSNMTQAQGGMGNWQVGKPKRSSGFRSIFASFMAGVLVVGSLMFASDKMNLFTGAEGVMNGAGGSNGSIPASSANNGNVQPSALDMSRPNNISGIVQQASPAVVKIETKVKPRSSSSSGNPLFEDPFFRQFFGDNYGGQQPDSGQMQPGGMGTGFIFEKSGYILTNEHVIDGADEIWVYVQGHEEPFKAELLGNSYDLDLAALKISGEKDFPMLPLGNADNLNVGDWVVAIGNPYGFDHTVTVGVLSAKERPISIPDNNGTREYKHLLQTDASINPGNSGGPLLNLNGEVIGINTAVSATAQGIGFAIPTSTISAVLDNLKNNVEIPKEPAPYIGVRLGNVEKDWVADLKLENTEGAIVSDVERRSPAFTAGIRPYDVIVEVNGAKVKTSAEAVSAIQKIKVGDKTTIGLMRDGQKVNVDVTIGDRNAQQQ, from the coding sequence ATGGATAACAACAATAACAAAAATAACAGCAGCGGAAATCCGTTGGATGACTTCTTTCGTCGTGCGAATGACGGTTCCTATCAACCCCAGGAGCAAGAGGATAATGAGAAACAGGCGTTGAAAGAAGAGACAGCGGCAGGGCAAGAGCCCCATTCTTCTCATTATTATTCCTACGGGCCATTCAAGCCTAATGGAGAGGATGCAGCGGGAAAAGTAACCACAGGCGCGTCGCCTGTGGAGGTCACGCCTCCCAAACCGCTTCGACCTTATAACTTTGAATCATCGGATGATTCGAACATGACCCAAGCCCAAGGAGGCATGGGGAACTGGCAGGTCGGCAAGCCAAAGCGCTCTAGCGGCTTTCGCAGCATTTTTGCCTCGTTCATGGCAGGTGTGCTCGTTGTAGGCTCACTGATGTTTGCTTCAGATAAAATGAACCTGTTCACCGGTGCTGAAGGCGTGATGAATGGAGCAGGCGGGTCGAACGGCTCGATTCCGGCTTCGTCAGCCAACAATGGGAACGTGCAGCCTTCCGCGCTGGATATGAGCCGCCCGAACAATATTTCGGGCATTGTCCAGCAAGCAAGTCCCGCGGTAGTTAAGATCGAGACCAAGGTAAAACCTAGAAGCTCGAGCAGCTCCGGCAATCCCTTGTTCGAGGATCCGTTCTTCCGTCAATTTTTCGGTGATAACTACGGCGGTCAGCAACCGGACAGCGGACAAATGCAGCCTGGCGGCATGGGAACCGGCTTCATTTTTGAAAAATCCGGATATATTCTAACCAATGAGCACGTGATTGATGGTGCGGATGAAATTTGGGTGTATGTGCAGGGTCACGAGGAGCCGTTCAAAGCCGAGCTTCTTGGCAACAGCTACGATCTTGACTTGGCTGCTTTGAAAATCAGCGGAGAGAAAGACTTCCCCATGCTGCCGCTTGGCAATGCGGATAATCTCAACGTCGGTGATTGGGTGGTCGCGATTGGGAACCCATACGGCTTTGACCACACGGTAACGGTTGGCGTGCTTAGCGCGAAGGAACGTCCGATCAGCATCCCGGACAACAACGGGACTCGCGAATACAAGCATCTTCTGCAAACCGACGCTTCGATTAATCCGGGGAACTCCGGCGGTCCGCTGCTGAATCTGAACGGTGAAGTCATCGGGATCAATACGGCGGTTAGCGCAACAGCGCAAGGCATCGGCTTCGCTATTCCGACAAGCACGATTTCTGCGGTGCTGGACAACCTGAAGAATAACGTGGAAATTCCGAAAGAACCGGCTCCATACATCGGGGTTAGACTGGGCAATGTGGAGAAGGATTGGGTTGCCGATCTGAAGCTGGAGAATACCGAAGGCGCGATTGTTTCCGATGTTGAGCGGAGGAGCCCCGCTTTTACTGCTGGTATCCGTCCTTATGACGTCATTGTAGAAGTAAATGGAGCCAAAGTGAAAACATCGGCGGAGGCCGTCAGCGCTATTCAAAAAATAAAGGTTGGCGACAAGACAACCATCGGCCTGATGCGTGACGGACAGAAAGTAAACGTCGATGTCACGATTGGAGACCGGAACGCGCAGCAGCAATAA
- a CDS encoding YugN family protein — protein MIPLESTLVNRKENFDQVRNYLHEHEFALGGNWDYEHGSFDRYLDESHLVWLRIPFQVIHGVLDGDSDSTDAIVQIGTPFVLKHVYNEGLDKEAQMRVTGALIDQFQEPLDKDAQVEDKWVDQANSLLNELERGWKH, from the coding sequence ATGATTCCCTTGGAATCGACGCTAGTAAACCGCAAGGAAAATTTTGATCAGGTACGGAATTATTTACATGAACATGAGTTTGCTCTAGGCGGCAATTGGGACTATGAGCACGGCAGCTTCGACCGATATTTGGACGAGAGTCATTTGGTCTGGCTTCGCATCCCGTTTCAAGTCATCCATGGTGTTCTGGATGGGGATTCGGACTCAACGGATGCGATTGTGCAAATCGGGACTCCGTTTGTTTTGAAGCATGTATATAATGAGGGTTTAGACAAAGAAGCTCAGATGCGAGTCACCGGAGCGCTGATCGATCAGTTTCAAGAGCCATTAGACAAAGATGCTCAGGTTGAGGACAAGTGGGTTGACCAAGCGAATTCGCTATTGAATGAACTGGAGCGGGGATGGAAGCATTAG